CTTCCGGACACCCGGGGATCGCGCAACCTGCGCGGTCACGTATCCTGCCAGCCCGGTGCGCCCTCACCCCCTTCCCGCGTGGTCCACGCGACCGCAGTCACACTCCACGTGCGGTTCCAGTATTGCGTTCATGTAGCGCAAGCGCCCACTATCCATTGGAGAATCCTGCGCGGCTTTTCGAATAGGCGTGTGGGAATCCAAATATGCCGGGACAGACGACCGCAGTTAGCAGTTAGCGGGTGTAGCCAAGCCTTGCCCGCACCCGGGGGAAGAGACCAGTATCATAAGAATGAGGCTTCCACGAATTCCAACTCACCCTCGTCCGTGTGCAAATCCGATCGTCAAATCAGCTCATCCGATCGGCTCGTCGAGGGGAACCGGTTAGATACGGCTGTACTTCGAACGGAGAGCAGCGGCGACGACGCCCGTGTCCAACACGTGGTGACCTCGATGGCGGTGGGTACAGGCGCGTTGCGGTCGTCCTCCCACAGGGGGCGCTCTTCCGCAATGGAGCCAAGCGCGTTATCCGCCAACGACTCCTGGAACGAGACCGTATCGAGAGCGTGACCGGCGTAGCGCCGAACATCTTCTACGGAATCGGCCGCGCACCCGTGATCGCGATTACGCGACGCGCGAAGGCCGCTGACCGGAAGGGTCATTCCTGGCAGTTGACGCATCTAGCCTGTACCGCAAGGGGCGCGCACAGAACCTTGTGGACCCCGAATCTGAATAAATCCCGAGGTACCTGAGGACGAGCGAGGCAGCGGCTACGAGTTCCGGATGTGAGGTGCCTTCGGAACTTTTGTGGCAAGATCCATTACTGGCGCTGGCGTGCAGACCTAGATGTTCCGGTGGCGCAGTTGAGCGTACGCACAAGCAGGACGTCGGTACTTTATTTGGTCGTCCTGACGCTCTCCGTTTTCGTCGCGACGATGCCTGCGCGGGCAGACCCGCAGGAGTGGCTCGTGCTGGGTGCACGCGTCGATTCAACTACCACGCTGTGTCATCGGCCGGCGCAGAGGGACTCGGGCAGCTCATGCCAGTCACACCGTACTCCGGACGCCTGTCGTGGCCCAGCAAACGACGAGCCAGTTCCTCGCTGTTGATGTACCCGGACGTCCTCATCGGGTGCCTCCTTTAGAACGTCTCTAAGGATACCCGCCACCGCACCCCTCCGGGCGGGTTGTCTGCGGTGTGGGAACCCTCAACCCCCACTCAGTGTCAGGGTCAGTGACGAAAGAGAAACAGGCGTGCGAGCTCGGCGAGACCCGGAATAACCGCAACCGCCACAACGTCCCGCAGGCTGCCGGCGTCGAACGGCCAAACCGGAAACTCTTTCATCAGCCTATGCCATTCCCACGTCTCCTTGAATTTCGCAAGCTGTGCTCTCGTCGAAACGGAGCTGCCAGCAGGATCGAACACAAAAGATACGGGAATCATGGACTCGAATATCCTGGCTCGTTCCCGCACCATGGCCATGTGCGCGTACCACAGCGTCCAGAAGAAACACACGGGAGCTAAGACGGG
Above is a genomic segment from bacterium containing:
- a CDS encoding N-6 DNA methylase — encoded protein: MQIRSSNQLIRSARRGEPVRYGCTSNGEQRRRRPCPTRGDLDGGGYRRVAVVLPQGALFRNGAKRVIRQRLLERDRIESVTGVAPNIFYGIGRAPVIAITRRAKAADRKGHSWQLTHLACTARGAHRTLWTPNLNKSRGT